TGGTTATTGGGCACAAAACCGCCCGCGGGAGTGAAGGTCTGAGGCGGAACGGAACCCCGGTCCTGATCCTTGAAGTCCGTATCGGGCCTGGCGAGATCGGGAAGCTCCTGAACATTCAGCGCCTTGGCGCCGCCAAAATTGGTGGCGACGGTATGGGCATTCTCATGGACATCCACCGCCAAACTTTCCAGTTCGGGCGGAGCAACCGAACCGTCCTTGGACCCATCGATGGCCACATCGAGGGAAACCTTGGCGCCACCAGCGATGCCACCCAGGTTCTGCACCTGCGGGTTGCCCGTCGAGCCCTGCTGAACATTGGCGAGACTGCCCAACTGGGTGTCGCTGACATCGACCGCGCGGGTCGCGTTGTAGCGCGATTCCCCCATGTTCTGGCTTTGAACATTCTGCAGCACCGTCAAGTCGTCGAGCGACTGCTGTGCGTTCTCCTCGCCGCCGTCATGCTGATCCTTGGCATGCTGGTCCTTGGCATGCTGGTCGTGCGGGGGATTGGAGTTGTTGTTCTCGGCCATAACGGGACTCCCGGAGCATAAAAATACCCGGCCTCAAAGAGGTCCGGGTCCACATCCCGTATTATGCGCCCCTAAATCCTGGAAAGGCAATGAGTTTTCAACGGCATACCTAGGTATAAGCTCTCGCCGTTTGGAGGTAGGGTGAGGACCCGAGCGGAAAGTGGTAGGACCATTGCATTCCCGGCATGGCCCCCTTGCGTACAAGGGCATGGCATAAAGCCGGGCCTCGGCGATACAGTCATTGTGCACCGCAGCAAAAAGGAGACGCGGCCGTGCTTGAGGAATGGATCCGCAATGTCCCACTGTCCCATGTGGAGCGCATCGTCGCCGACATCAAGGTCCGGGGAACGCCCATCTGGTCGCTGGCCTGTATCGAGCTGACGCGCCGGTGTCAGGCGGCACCGCACGCCGCCTGATCACGGGGCCTGCTGGAAGAGGCCCAACGGGCTGGCATCACATGTCGATGACGTGAAGCATGAATTCCATGGGGTAGAACATGCCGACCAACCCGGCAGGCGCCCCGTCCTTGTCGTGAAAAACCGACTTGAAGAACACGCCGCGCCGGGTCAGCCCGTCGCCGTACTTCACCGAAGACGCGTAGCACTGGGTGCCACCCGCCTCCATCAATTTCAGGTCGGCCTCGTGATAGACCTGGGCCAGGTTGGAAGGCGCGATCTCGAAGACGGTCTTGCCCACCACCTCCTCGTAGCCGTATCCCAGCATCTGGCAGAAATGGCTGTTGCAGCCGAGATAACGGCCATCGCGGCCCTTGAAGAAGATGGGATGGGGGATGACGTCCATCAGCGCCGCCACCATGTCGGTGTCAGCCAGAATGCGCCAAGGTGGCAAAGTCGTCCCGGGCGTCGGTGCCTCTACGGAAATATCAACAGATCAACTTCTATCACCCCTGGGGACCGCCGAGAACCCCCTCGCCGGAATGCATAATTTTATTACTTTTTGAGGGGGCAATTCGTAAGGGACTTGCGGTCCCGCGAGGCCGCATTCTATTCTCCCCGGGCCTTTCGGAGACGGAGAGCGGCGGTGAAACGCGCCCGTTTCCAAGGCCCAAAGCGGGGAAATCAAACTTAGAGAGTGGGAAAGACATGGCAGACAGGGCTTTGATCACGGTCGACGGCAACGAGGCTTGCGCCTCGGTGGCTTACCGGGTCAGCGAGGTGGCGGCGATCTATCCGATCACGCCGTCTTCCACCATGGGCGAACTGGCCGATCAGTGGGCCTCGGAAGGGCGCAAGAACATCTGGGGCGTAATCCCCGATGTGGCCGAGATGCAGCATGAGGGCGGTGCCGCCGGTGCCGTGCACGGCGCGTTGCAGGCCGGTTCCCTGGCGACCACCTTCACGGCCAGCCAGGGCCTGCTGCTGATGATTCCCAACATGTACAAGATCGCCGGCGAGCTGACGAGCTTTTGCATGCATGTCACCGCGCGCACCGTGGCCACCCACGGCCTGTCCATCTTCGGCGACCATTCCGACGTGATGGCCTGCCGCCAGACCGGCTTCGCCATGCTGGCCTCGGGCTCGGGCCAGGAGGCCCACGACATGGCGGCCATCGCGCACGCCTCGACGCTGAAGGCCCGCGTGCCGTTCCTGCACTTCTTCGACGGTTTCCGCACCTCGCACGAGGTAACCAAGATCGAGGAACTGAACGACGAGGATCTGCTGGCCCTGCTGGATGCCGATTGCATCGCGCGGCACCGGGCGCATTCGCTGTCGCCCGACCATCCCACCTTGCGCGGCACGGCGCAAAATCCCGACACCTTCTTCCAGATGCAAGAAGCCCGTAACCCCTGGTACGACGCTTGCGCCGGTATCGTGCAGCAGGAGATGGACCAGTATGCCAAGCTGACGGGCCGCGCCTACAAGCTGTTCGACTATTGCGGCCACCCCCAGGCCGAGCGCGTGGTCATCATCATGGGCTCGGGCGCCGAGACGGTGCACGAGACGGTCACCGCCCTGGTCGCCAAGGGTGAAAAGGTGGGCGTGCTGAAGGTGCGCCTCTACCGCCCCTTCTCCATCGACGCCTTCGTGTCGGCCCTGCCCACCAGCGTGCGCTCCATCGCCGTGCTGGACCGCTGCAAGGAGCCGGGCTCCATCGGCGAGCCGCTTTATCTCGACGTTCTGGCCGGTCTGGCCGAGGCCAAGGCGGCGGGCAACCGCGCCACCGCCGCCGATCCGCGCATCATCGGCGGCCGCTACGGCCTGGCGTCCAAGGAATTCACCCCGGCCATGGCCAAGGCGGTGTTCGACGAACTGGCCAAGGACAAGCCCAAGCCCCACTTCACCGTGGGCATCACCGACGACATCACCCATCTGTCGCTGGTTCCTGATGATTCGTTCAAGCTGGACCAGCCCAAGGTGAAGCGGGCCGTGTTCTTCGGCCTGGGCGCCGACGGCACGGTGGGCGCCAACAAGAACTCCATCAAGATCATCGCCGAGAATGCCGGTTTCGAAGGCCAGGGCTACTTCGTCTATGACTCGAAGAAGTCGGGCGCCATCACCATCTCGCATCTCCGCTTCAGCCCTGAGCCCATCCAGTCGGCCTATCTGCTGGACGAAGCCGATTTCGTGGCCTGCCACCACTTCGTCTTCCTGGATAAGTACGAAGTGCTGCGCTACGCCGCGCCGGGCGCCACCTTCTTGCTGAACTCGCCCTACCCCAAGGACGAGGTATGGAACCACCTGCCGCGTGAAGTGCAGCAGGAGATCATCGACAAGAAGCTCAAGGTCCATGTGATCGATGCCCGCAAGGTGGCCCTGGCCACCGGCATGGGCAACCGCATCAACACCATCATGCAGACCTGCTTCTTCGCGCTGTCCGGCGTCCTGCCCAAGGACGAGGCCATCGGCCACATCAAGAAGGCCATCGAGAAGACCTATGGCCGCAAGTCGGAAAAGCTGGTGGCCAAGAACTTCGAGGCAGTGGACGAAACGCTCCATCACCTGGAAGAAGTGGCCATCCCGGAAACCGCCACCTCCAACCGCTCGCTGCCGCCCATCGTGCCCGAGGATTCGCCCGACTTCGTCAAGCGCGTCTCGGCCCTGATGCTGTCCAACCACGGCGACCGCCTGCCCGTCTCCGCCTTCCCCGTGGATGGCGTGTGGCCCACCGGCACGGCGCGCTTCGAGCGCCGCAATATCGCCGCCGAAATCCCCGTCTGGGATGAAGGCCCCTGCATCCAGTGCAACAAATGCGCCCTGGTCTGCCCCCATGCCGCCATCCGCGCCAAGGTGGCCGAGCCCGGCGACATGGCCAACGCTCCCGCCAGCCTGAAGCGCATGGACTGGCGCAGCCCCGAGTTCAAGGGCAGCGCCTATATCATCCAGGTGGCGCCCGAGGACTGCACCGGCTGCACGCTGTGCGTCAAGGTCTGCCCCGGCAAGGATAAGAAGGACCCCAGCCGCACCGCGCTGCGCATGGAATCCAAGGACCCCATCTTGGAGACCGAGAAGAAGAACTGGGCGTTCTTCGTCGATCTGCCGGAGGTGAACAAGGAAAAGCTGGGAACGCCCACGGTCAAGACCGCGCAACTGCTCCAGCCCTTGTTCGAATTCTCCGGCGCCTGCCTGGGCTGCGGCGAGACCCCCTATCTCAAGCTGATGACCCAGTTGTGGGGCGACCGCCTGATGATCGCCAACGCCACTGGCTGCTCGTCCATCTATGGCGGCAACCTGCCCACCACGCCCTATGCCCAGAACAACGAGGGCCGCGGCCCGGCCTGGGCCAATTCGCTGTTCGAGGACAACGCGGAATTCGGCTTCGGCTTCCGTCTGGCGGTGGATCAGCACAAGAACCACGCCAAGCTGTTGCTGGCCGCCCTTGTCACCACGGGTCAGGTTCCCGAGAAGCTGGCCAACGAAATCGCCCACGCCTCCCAGGCCACCGAAGTGGAAATCGCCGCCCAGCGCCTGCGCATCCTCGACCTGCGCAAGGTTCTGGCCGGACTGAAGACCGCCGAGGCCCGCCAACTGGAGCAGGTGGCCGATTACCTCACCGAGAAGGTGGTGTGGATCGTCGGCGGCGACGGCTGGGCCTATGACATCGGCTATGGCGGGTTGGACCACGTCTTTGCCTCGGGCAAGAACGTCAACATCCTGGTCATGGACACCGAGGTCTATTCCAACACCGGCGGCCAGCAGTCCAAGGCTACCCCCATCGGGGCCTCGGCCAAATTCGCCATCGCGGGCAAGACCTTGCCCAAGAAGGATTTGGGCATGATGGCCATGGCCTATGAGGACGTCTATGTCGCCAATGTGGCCTTCGGCTCCAAGGACGTGCAGACCATGCGCGCCTTCCAGGACGCCGTCAGCTATCCCGGCGTCTCGCTGATCGTCGCCTACTCCCACTGCATCGCCCACGGCTATGACCTGGCCCATGGCCTGGATCAGCAGAAGATGGCGGTGGAAGCCGGTTACTGGCCGCTCTACCGCTGGGACCCGCGCAAGCTGGGCACCGGCGAAAGCCCGCTGACGCTGGACAGCAAGGAGCCCAACGGCAAGCTCTACGACTTCATGAAGGGCGAAGCCCGCTTCCAGATGGTCGAACGCGCGGACCCCGAGCGTTACA
Above is a genomic segment from Paramagnetospirillum magnetotacticum MS-1 containing:
- the nifJ gene encoding pyruvate:ferredoxin (flavodoxin) oxidoreductase is translated as MADRALITVDGNEACASVAYRVSEVAAIYPITPSSTMGELADQWASEGRKNIWGVIPDVAEMQHEGGAAGAVHGALQAGSLATTFTASQGLLLMIPNMYKIAGELTSFCMHVTARTVATHGLSIFGDHSDVMACRQTGFAMLASGSGQEAHDMAAIAHASTLKARVPFLHFFDGFRTSHEVTKIEELNDEDLLALLDADCIARHRAHSLSPDHPTLRGTAQNPDTFFQMQEARNPWYDACAGIVQQEMDQYAKLTGRAYKLFDYCGHPQAERVVIIMGSGAETVHETVTALVAKGEKVGVLKVRLYRPFSIDAFVSALPTSVRSIAVLDRCKEPGSIGEPLYLDVLAGLAEAKAAGNRATAADPRIIGGRYGLASKEFTPAMAKAVFDELAKDKPKPHFTVGITDDITHLSLVPDDSFKLDQPKVKRAVFFGLGADGTVGANKNSIKIIAENAGFEGQGYFVYDSKKSGAITISHLRFSPEPIQSAYLLDEADFVACHHFVFLDKYEVLRYAAPGATFLLNSPYPKDEVWNHLPREVQQEIIDKKLKVHVIDARKVALATGMGNRINTIMQTCFFALSGVLPKDEAIGHIKKAIEKTYGRKSEKLVAKNFEAVDETLHHLEEVAIPETATSNRSLPPIVPEDSPDFVKRVSALMLSNHGDRLPVSAFPVDGVWPTGTARFERRNIAAEIPVWDEGPCIQCNKCALVCPHAAIRAKVAEPGDMANAPASLKRMDWRSPEFKGSAYIIQVAPEDCTGCTLCVKVCPGKDKKDPSRTALRMESKDPILETEKKNWAFFVDLPEVNKEKLGTPTVKTAQLLQPLFEFSGACLGCGETPYLKLMTQLWGDRLMIANATGCSSIYGGNLPTTPYAQNNEGRGPAWANSLFEDNAEFGFGFRLAVDQHKNHAKLLLAALVTTGQVPEKLANEIAHASQATEVEIAAQRLRILDLRKVLAGLKTAEARQLEQVADYLTEKVVWIVGGDGWAYDIGYGGLDHVFASGKNVNILVMDTEVYSNTGGQQSKATPIGASAKFAIAGKTLPKKDLGMMAMAYEDVYVANVAFGSKDVQTMRAFQDAVSYPGVSLIVAYSHCIAHGYDLAHGLDQQKMAVEAGYWPLYRWDPRKLGTGESPLTLDSKEPNGKLYDFMKGEARFQMVERADPERYKHLVESAETQLRRRFAMLRRFAGQPDVPPPAGGKEAAE
- a CDS encoding PAS domain-containing protein; the protein is MPPWRILADTDMVAALMDVIPHPIFFKGRDGRYLGCNSHFCQMLGYGYEEVVGKTVFEIAPSNLAQVYHEADLKLMEAGGTQCYASSVKYGDGLTRRGVFFKSVFHDKDGAPAGLVGMFYPMEFMLHVIDM